The following are encoded together in the bacterium genome:
- a CDS encoding T9SS type A sorting domain-containing protein, which produces MKKLAVPIMLALLVSLALGYLRTPAAEFEFYPWGSTSRPTARHLDTTYAAIYDSAVMVSFVMSSSYETPRIVSYLNYVYLEILHPGDSSRRTPWSDFNGNIPVSPFDRSTGESELMDSLLAAIGRDTSPFEIVFDHATEDTIYINVNTDLSSVGPGPFRLFVFVLENHIRFYGGPSDGYKWIAREIFPTAFGTTFTPTSATTNFAIPYYRSTAWNPRNLELAIFIDDSATHEILQAAHAPLPVPDYYYAMISPISTSMLLNPGDTAKFMFRFSNLGANPDTISIRLSTDAPPTWTVQFCIGDSCFGDSGWIFVDTFATETVTVVIVTDTVDLDISRINVVSISRANGRMYTAHLMAGTGGELLLVNDGRINFAYYYEDVLNELGVQYLRHDRSIKFVTPEQLQRFSQVIWYTSDYSSRTLLESDKYAIKHYLNSGGKLFITGAEIGWDLILDGRYTDTTFFERYLHASADSTELFDAPPSFDIDGVPGNLLGWGLHFSIRGGDGANNGRYSDVLTPVYGALPILRYRGDSIHCAGLCFDGAYRVVYLGFPFEAIDNHDARLSLMRRILNFLESGIDEEKTVMPKSVSITATPNPFNPICLIKYSLVGVGELSIYDLSGKKVFNREVGGSGQVKWNAADLPSGIYLIKLTSRNDEVTRRITLLK; this is translated from the coding sequence ATGAAGAAGTTAGCAGTTCCAATCATGCTTGCGCTTCTCGTATCGCTTGCTTTGGGTTACCTGCGCACACCTGCTGCAGAATTCGAGTTCTACCCGTGGGGTTCAACATCGAGACCAACAGCGAGACACCTTGATACCACCTACGCAGCAATATATGATTCCGCTGTAATGGTATCGTTCGTCATGAGTTCCAGCTATGAGACACCGAGGATAGTGAGCTATCTCAACTATGTTTACCTCGAAATACTTCATCCTGGTGATAGTTCGAGAAGAACTCCATGGTCCGACTTCAACGGGAATATACCCGTCAGTCCATTTGACCGCTCGACAGGCGAAAGCGAACTGATGGATAGTCTTCTTGCAGCCATAGGAAGGGACACATCGCCTTTTGAAATAGTATTCGACCACGCCACAGAGGACACGATTTACATTAATGTCAACACGGATTTATCGTCGGTCGGACCAGGTCCTTTTAGACTTTTCGTTTTTGTGTTGGAAAATCACATCCGTTTCTACGGTGGACCATCGGACGGATACAAATGGATAGCGCGTGAAATTTTCCCCACGGCATTTGGAACGACATTCACACCAACAAGCGCAACCACCAATTTTGCAATACCGTATTATAGGTCAACAGCGTGGAATCCCAGAAACCTTGAGCTTGCAATTTTTATCGATGACTCAGCTACGCACGAGATACTTCAGGCTGCCCATGCGCCTCTCCCAGTGCCAGATTATTACTACGCAATGATTAGCCCGATATCAACATCTATGTTGCTTAATCCAGGGGATACCGCAAAATTCATGTTCCGCTTCTCCAACCTTGGCGCAAACCCTGACACCATCAGCATACGACTTAGCACAGATGCGCCACCAACATGGACAGTCCAATTTTGCATTGGAGACAGTTGCTTCGGGGATAGTGGTTGGATCTTTGTTGACACATTCGCCACAGAAACTGTAACAGTTGTCATTGTAACGGATACAGTAGACCTTGACATATCCCGAATAAATGTTGTTTCCATCTCACGAGCAAACGGCCGAATGTACACCGCACATCTTATGGCGGGAACCGGTGGTGAACTGCTTCTTGTGAATGATGGCAGAATAAATTTTGCCTATTACTACGAAGATGTGCTTAATGAACTGGGGGTTCAATATTTAAGACACGATAGGTCAATCAAATTCGTAACACCAGAACAGCTTCAAAGGTTCAGTCAGGTTATATGGTACACCAGCGATTATTCCTCGCGAACACTTCTTGAGAGCGACAAATACGCTATAAAGCACTACTTGAACTCTGGCGGGAAATTATTCATAACGGGCGCTGAGATAGGCTGGGACCTTATACTCGACGGAAGATACACGGACACCACATTCTTCGAAAGATATCTTCACGCGAGTGCTGACTCAACCGAGCTTTTCGATGCACCACCCAGTTTCGATATCGATGGAGTTCCTGGCAACCTTCTTGGCTGGGGATTACACTTCTCAATAAGAGGCGGTGATGGCGCAAATAATGGGCGATACTCAGATGTTTTAACACCAGTTTACGGCGCATTGCCGATACTACGGTATCGCGGCGATAGCATCCATTGCGCGGGACTTTGCTTCGACGGCGCCTACAGGGTGGTTTACCTCGGATTCCCATTCGAGGCTATAGACAACCACGACGCGCGCCTGAGCCTTATGAGAAGAATACTTAACTTCCTTGAGTCCGGCATCGACGAGGAAAAAACAGTTATGCCAAAATCAGTGTCTATAACAGCAACGCCCAATCCATTCAATCCAATATGTCTTATCAAATATTCCCTTGTAGGTGTGGGGGAACTAAGTATATACGACCTTTCTGGCAAAAAGGTTTTCAACCGAGAGGTAGGTGGTAGCGGACAAGTAAAGTGGAACGCCGCTGATCTGCCGTCAGGGATTTATCTTATAAAACTTACAAGCAGAAATGACGAAGTAACAAGAAGAATAACTTTACTAAAGTAG
- a CDS encoding T9SS type A sorting domain-containing protein: MKKAAFIIAILILASSSFAFIRQPFAEMGITAGGTYSDSCMRYVLANYPAIEDSAVLIVFLNNENYLSSSAREYQLFAYRLFHPSDTIVSTPWGDFLRLTEVVPAQEIIDSLHAAIGRDSSDFDIIVRNITRDTMYVSVVNIDPANSGNFFRIYAFVTENHLHPPSGTASEYNWVVRGVFPVYLGYMFTAPSVGDTLDIALDFTRSYRWYTPNCEVVFIIDDPISNEVLQSVKMALPLPAYMYNVDNLSPTYNILDLGDTATITNVIKNLGANGDSINMDFTIDAPIPWDVTIYYNGTVISGDTTIFLDTAAIDSLKIVVISDPTVRATAEINVSYSALNAPDSFEFHYIATTGGNILLVDDDYRYDYEHYYTEVLDSLGLQYFYYNRRNGPLDGQIMERFNIVVWFTGNYSRNRTLQSSDRSALKYYLDRGGKLFISGTEIGYDLVLDGRYTDYEFFESYLRASSDRSALFDSATSHEVHGVPGDPISDGLQFSIDDGDGADNSSYADVITPIAGAKPIFYYGPGTRECAGLRYGSGWHEHYGLVYLGFGFEAIDSFNHRLTVMQRIINWLRDSASVAEINPRPKTVYINASPNPFNSMCRISFYAPKKAIIEITDITGRIVLRKNVEGRGTMIWDAKDNSSGVYLVRISDEKSIMRKKIILVK; this comes from the coding sequence ATGAAGAAGGCAGCATTCATTATCGCCATTTTAATACTCGCCAGTTCCTCATTTGCCTTTATAAGGCAGCCATTCGCGGAGATGGGGATAACGGCGGGGGGCACTTATTCGGATAGCTGTATGCGATATGTTCTTGCGAATTATCCCGCTATAGAGGATTCAGCGGTGCTAATAGTTTTTCTTAATAATGAGAACTATTTATCCTCGAGTGCGAGGGAATACCAACTTTTTGCTTACAGATTGTTCCATCCAAGTGATACGATAGTTAGCACCCCTTGGGGTGATTTTCTCAGATTAACTGAAGTTGTTCCAGCACAGGAAATAATAGACAGCCTTCATGCTGCTATAGGCAGAGATTCCTCGGACTTCGATATCATAGTCAGAAACATTACCCGTGACACAATGTATGTAAGTGTAGTTAATATTGACCCTGCCAATTCAGGCAACTTCTTCAGGATTTACGCATTCGTCACCGAAAACCATCTTCATCCACCATCGGGCACCGCAAGCGAATATAATTGGGTCGTAAGAGGAGTTTTCCCTGTTTACCTTGGGTATATGTTCACCGCTCCGTCGGTAGGCGATACATTAGATATAGCATTAGACTTCACGCGAAGCTACCGCTGGTACACTCCAAATTGCGAGGTTGTTTTCATTATAGATGATCCTATAAGCAATGAGGTTCTTCAATCTGTGAAAATGGCGTTACCATTGCCGGCGTATATGTACAATGTAGATAACCTAAGCCCTACATATAATATCCTTGACCTCGGTGACACAGCAACAATAACCAATGTCATCAAAAACCTCGGTGCAAATGGAGACTCGATAAACATGGATTTCACTATTGATGCTCCCATTCCCTGGGATGTTACTATTTATTACAATGGAACAGTTATAAGTGGCGACACCACAATATTCCTCGACACAGCGGCTATCGATAGTCTTAAAATCGTTGTAATATCAGACCCGACAGTAAGAGCTACCGCAGAAATAAATGTAAGCTATTCAGCATTAAACGCTCCCGATTCTTTCGAATTCCACTACATAGCCACGACAGGCGGAAATATACTTCTCGTTGACGATGACTATAGATACGATTATGAGCATTACTACACAGAGGTCTTGGATTCTCTTGGTCTCCAATACTTCTATTACAATCGGCGAAATGGTCCACTTGACGGTCAGATAATGGAAAGATTCAACATAGTTGTGTGGTTCACGGGTAATTATAGTCGCAACAGAACTTTACAATCCTCTGACAGGTCAGCGTTGAAATACTACCTCGACCGCGGCGGAAAACTGTTCATCTCAGGCACTGAAATAGGTTATGACCTCGTTCTTGACGGCCGATACACCGACTACGAATTTTTCGAAAGCTACCTTCGCGCAAGTTCTGACAGGTCTGCACTTTTCGATTCAGCAACAAGTCACGAGGTTCACGGTGTGCCGGGTGACCCCATTTCGGATGGGCTGCAATTCAGCATAGACGATGGCGACGGAGCCGACAACTCAAGTTACGCTGATGTTATAACTCCTATAGCGGGAGCAAAGCCTATATTCTACTACGGTCCTGGCACGCGTGAGTGCGCAGGGTTAAGATACGGCTCAGGATGGCACGAACACTATGGCCTCGTTTACCTTGGTTTTGGCTTCGAGGCTATAGATAGCTTTAACCACAGGCTTACCGTTATGCAGCGAATAATAAACTGGCTTAGGGACAGTGCAAGTGTTGCTGAGATTAATCCTCGACCGAAAACGGTATATATTAATGCAAGCCCAAATCCATTTAACAGCATGTGCAGAATCTCATTCTACGCCCCCAAGAAAGCGATAATAGAGATAACCGATATAACTGGAAGAATCGTGCTTAGAAAGAATGTTGAGGGCAGAGGAACGATGATATGGGATGCAAAGGACAACTCATCGGGAGTTTACTTGGTGAGAATAAGCGACGAAAAAAGCATAATGAGAAAGAAAATAATCCTTGTAAAATAG